A stretch of the Mesorhizobium huakuii genome encodes the following:
- the glmU gene encoding bifunctional UDP-N-acetylglucosamine diphosphorylase/glucosamine-1-phosphate N-acetyltransferase GlmU, whose product MSQRSCLSVILAAGEGTRMKSALPKVLHQIAGLPMVAHVVKAADSAGASSDAIVIGHGAEEMRKAVAKFAPKAETFVQEERLGTAHAVLAAREAISRGYDDILVMFGDTPLIDAEALNLARLKLAEGAAVAVIGFRPPLPNGYGRLVEKGGKLIAIREEKDCSEAEKKIGFCNAGMMAVAGAHALKLLDAVGNKNAKGEYYLTDIVEIAGAQGLDVVATEASFENALGINNRAELAQAEGIWQARRRQEAMLSGVTLLAPETVYFSHDTEIGADTIVEPNVWFGPGVKIAGGAKIHAFSHIEGATIASNCDVGPFARLRPGADLRNKAKVGNFCEVKQAVVEEGAKVNHLTYIGDARVGAGANIGAGTITCNYDGYSKFFTDIGEGAFVGSNSSLVAPVSIGKGGYIASGSVITESVPDDALAFGRARQKTIPGKGKELRERFASARRRRRRRLAPITDGQSAAAVSRPKVAVTSILPTMALLKSSRSSAGIQYSRWALLPACSTL is encoded by the coding sequence ATGAGCCAGAGATCCTGCCTGTCCGTCATCCTCGCCGCCGGCGAAGGCACGCGCATGAAGAGCGCGCTGCCTAAGGTGCTGCACCAGATCGCAGGCCTGCCGATGGTCGCCCATGTCGTGAAGGCGGCCGACTCCGCCGGTGCCAGCAGCGATGCGATCGTCATCGGCCATGGCGCCGAAGAGATGCGCAAGGCGGTGGCGAAGTTCGCACCCAAGGCCGAGACTTTCGTGCAGGAAGAGCGCCTGGGTACGGCGCATGCCGTTCTTGCCGCACGTGAAGCGATATCAAGGGGTTATGACGACATCCTGGTGATGTTCGGCGACACGCCGCTGATCGATGCGGAAGCGCTGAACCTGGCTCGGCTGAAACTCGCCGAAGGTGCGGCCGTCGCTGTGATCGGCTTCCGCCCGCCTCTTCCAAACGGCTATGGCCGGCTGGTCGAAAAAGGCGGCAAGCTGATTGCCATCCGCGAGGAAAAGGACTGCTCCGAGGCGGAGAAGAAGATCGGCTTCTGCAATGCCGGCATGATGGCGGTGGCCGGCGCCCATGCGCTGAAGCTGCTCGACGCGGTCGGCAACAAGAATGCCAAGGGCGAGTACTATCTGACCGACATCGTCGAGATCGCCGGCGCGCAAGGTCTCGACGTCGTCGCCACCGAGGCCAGCTTCGAGAATGCGCTCGGCATCAACAACCGCGCCGAGCTGGCGCAGGCCGAAGGCATCTGGCAGGCACGCCGCCGTCAGGAGGCGATGCTGTCGGGCGTGACGCTACTCGCGCCGGAGACCGTCTATTTCTCGCACGACACCGAGATCGGCGCCGACACCATTGTCGAGCCGAATGTCTGGTTCGGCCCGGGCGTGAAGATCGCCGGCGGCGCCAAGATCCATGCCTTCAGCCATATCGAAGGCGCTACCATTGCATCGAATTGCGATGTCGGGCCGTTCGCGCGGCTGCGGCCAGGCGCCGATCTCCGGAACAAGGCGAAGGTCGGCAATTTCTGCGAGGTCAAGCAGGCTGTTGTCGAGGAGGGCGCCAAGGTCAACCATTTGACCTATATCGGCGATGCCCGCGTCGGCGCGGGCGCCAATATCGGCGCCGGCACCATCACCTGCAATTATGACGGCTATTCGAAATTCTTCACCGACATCGGCGAGGGCGCCTTTGTCGGCTCGAATTCCTCGCTGGTGGCCCCGGTCTCGATCGGCAAGGGCGGCTACATCGCGTCCGGCAGCGTCATCACCGAAAGCGTGCCCGACGATGCGCTGGCCTTCGGCCGGGCCCGCCAGAAGACGATCCCCGGCAAGGGCAAGGAATTGCGCGAGCGTTTTGCCTCGGCGCGGCGGCGAAGAAGAAGGCGGCTGGCGCCGATCACTGACGGTCAGTCGGCCGCTGCGGTATCCCGACCGAAAGTAGCGGTCACCTCGATCCTGCCGACGATGGCGTTGTTGAAATCGTCGAGGTCCTCGGCGGGGATCCAGTATTCCAGATGGGCCTTGCTGCCGGCATGCTCGACCCTGTAG
- a CDS encoding cytochrome c biogenesis CcdA family protein, whose translation MALDIGYVSAVGAGAISFLSPCVLPLVPPYLCYMAGVSVDDFRGNAGVTAREGTRGALLYSSIAFVLGFSTVFVALGAGASTIGRLLRVWQEPLAMAAGVLIILMGLNFLGILRIPLLSREARFQSQGKPASAVAAYVMGLAFAFGWTPCIGPVLGPILTLAGGRETVGEGALLLAAYSLGLGIPFLIAALFSGAFMRFLGKFRVHLGRVEKAIGALLVVAGVFFLTGGVQAVSYWLLENFPVLGRLG comes from the coding sequence ATGGCATTGGACATCGGCTATGTCAGCGCGGTCGGGGCGGGGGCCATCTCGTTCCTGTCGCCTTGCGTGCTGCCGCTGGTGCCGCCCTATCTCTGCTACATGGCAGGCGTGTCGGTCGACGATTTTCGCGGCAATGCGGGTGTGACAGCTCGGGAAGGTACGCGTGGTGCGCTGCTTTATTCCTCGATCGCCTTCGTGCTCGGCTTCTCGACGGTGTTCGTCGCGCTCGGCGCCGGCGCTTCGACCATCGGCCGGCTGCTGCGTGTCTGGCAGGAGCCGCTGGCGATGGCCGCCGGCGTGTTGATCATCCTGATGGGCCTGAATTTCCTCGGCATATTGCGCATTCCGCTGTTGTCGCGCGAGGCGCGCTTCCAGTCGCAGGGCAAGCCGGCCAGTGCCGTCGCCGCCTATGTCATGGGGCTGGCCTTCGCCTTCGGCTGGACGCCGTGCATTGGCCCGGTGCTGGGGCCGATCCTGACGCTGGCTGGTGGGCGCGAAACCGTGGGCGAGGGCGCGCTCCTGCTCGCCGCCTATTCGCTCGGACTTGGCATCCCCTTCCTGATCGCAGCGCTGTTTTCCGGCGCCTTCATGCGCTTCCTCGGCAAATTTCGCGTCCATCTCGGCCGTGTCGAAAAGGCGATCGGCGCGCTGCTGGTGGTCGCCGGTGTGTTTTTCCTCACCGGCGGCGTGCAGGCCGTGTCCTACTGGCTGCTGGAGAATTTCCCGGTGCTGGGGCGGCTGGGATAG
- a CDS encoding COG4315 family predicted lipoprotein has protein sequence MKTITIGLAALLLSTAASFAAEAWKEADVGGTKIYTDAKGMTLYTYDKDEKGKSNCYDKCAANWPPLKAEAGAKTSEGWTIVDRTDGTKMWAYDGKPLYTFIKDKKAGDVSGDGVAGVWHTAKAD, from the coding sequence ATGAAAACCATAACAATAGGGCTGGCAGCACTTCTGCTTAGCACCGCAGCATCCTTCGCCGCCGAAGCGTGGAAGGAAGCCGATGTCGGAGGCACCAAGATCTACACCGATGCCAAGGGCATGACGCTTTACACCTACGACAAGGACGAGAAGGGCAAGTCGAACTGCTACGACAAATGCGCCGCCAACTGGCCACCGCTGAAGGCCGAGGCCGGCGCGAAGACTTCCGAAGGATGGACAATCGTCGACCGTACCGACGGCACCAAGATGTGGGCCTATGACGGAAAGCCGCTTTACACATTCATCAAGGACAAGAAAGCCGGAGATGTGAGCGGTGATGGCGTCGCAGGCGTCTGGCATACCGCCAAAGCCGACTGA
- the topA gene encoding type I DNA topoisomerase, whose product MDVVVVESPAKAKTINKYLGRNYKVLASFGHVRDLPAKDGSVRPDEDFAMSWAVDTASGKRLADIAKAVKDADGLILATDPDREGEAISWHVLEVLKQKRALKDKTVSRVVFNAITKSSVLEAMANPRQIDAPLVDAYLARRALDYLVGFTLSPVLWRKLPGARSAGRVQSVALRLVCDRESEIERFIREEYWQIAALLGTPRNETFEARLTAFERKKLQKLDIANKAQADDIKGMLEGATFKALSVEAKPTKRNPGPPFTTSTLQQAASSGLGFSATRTMQVAQRLYEGMEIGGETTGLITYMRTDGVQMAPEAISGARDAIAKEFGPKYLPEKPRQYTAKAKNAQEAHEAIRPTDFMRTPASVRQYLDSDQMRLYELIWKRAIASQMQPAEIERTTVEIEAVNGARTAELRAVGSVVRFDGFIAAYTDQKDDDAEDEENRRLPEIRAGEQLARQAINATQHTTEPPPRYSEATLIKKLEELGIGRPSTYTAILKTLEDRDYVTIDKRRLVPQAKGRLLSAFLESFFERYVEYDFTASLEEKLDEISDGKLAWKDVLRDFWKDFSGAVADIKELRVTDVLDALNEELAPLVFPTREDGSNPRICPKCGTGNLSLKLGKFGAFVGCSNYPECSFTRQLGDAANPNGENGGGDEGTKVLGKDPYTAEEITLRSGRFGPYLQRGDGKEAKRSSLPKGWTPESIDHEKALALLALPRDIGKHPETSKMISAGLGRYGPFVLHDGTYANLDSIEDVFSIGLNRAVTVIAEKQSKGKNGRNGGTAAALKELGDHPDGGGKIVVRDGKYGPYVNFGKVNATLPKGKDPQSVTIEDALALIAEKEAKGGGGKKPFRKAAAAKAPATKKTAARKPAAKKKG is encoded by the coding sequence ATGGACGTCGTCGTCGTCGAATCGCCGGCCAAGGCGAAGACAATCAACAAATACCTCGGCAGGAACTACAAGGTTCTGGCCTCGTTCGGCCATGTCCGCGATTTGCCGGCCAAGGACGGATCGGTGCGTCCGGATGAGGATTTTGCCATGTCCTGGGCGGTCGACACCGCCTCGGGCAAGCGCCTCGCCGACATCGCCAAGGCGGTCAAGGATGCCGACGGCCTGATCCTCGCCACCGACCCGGATCGCGAAGGCGAAGCCATCTCCTGGCACGTGCTGGAAGTGCTGAAGCAGAAGCGCGCGCTGAAGGACAAGACGGTCAGCCGCGTCGTCTTCAACGCCATCACCAAGTCGTCGGTGCTGGAAGCGATGGCCAATCCGCGCCAGATCGATGCGCCGCTGGTCGATGCATACCTTGCCCGCCGGGCGCTCGACTATCTCGTCGGCTTCACGCTGTCGCCGGTGCTGTGGCGCAAATTGCCTGGCGCCCGGTCCGCCGGCCGCGTCCAGTCGGTAGCGCTGCGCCTGGTCTGCGACCGCGAATCCGAGATCGAACGCTTCATCCGCGAGGAATATTGGCAGATCGCCGCCCTCCTCGGCACGCCGCGCAACGAGACTTTCGAAGCGCGGCTGACCGCCTTCGAGCGCAAGAAGCTGCAAAAGCTCGACATTGCCAACAAGGCGCAAGCCGACGATATCAAGGGAATGCTCGAGGGCGCGACCTTCAAGGCGCTGTCCGTCGAAGCCAAACCGACCAAGCGCAATCCCGGCCCGCCCTTCACCACCTCGACGCTGCAGCAGGCGGCCTCATCGGGCCTCGGTTTTTCGGCCACCCGCACCATGCAAGTGGCGCAGCGGCTCTATGAAGGCATGGAGATCGGCGGCGAGACCACCGGCCTGATCACCTATATGCGAACCGATGGCGTGCAGATGGCGCCCGAGGCGATCTCGGGTGCCCGCGACGCCATCGCCAAGGAATTCGGCCCGAAATATCTGCCAGAAAAGCCGCGCCAGTACACCGCCAAGGCCAAGAACGCCCAGGAAGCGCACGAGGCCATTCGCCCGACGGATTTCATGCGCACCCCGGCATCGGTTCGGCAATATCTCGATTCCGACCAGATGCGGCTCTATGAGCTGATCTGGAAGCGCGCCATCGCCAGCCAGATGCAGCCGGCCGAGATCGAGCGCACCACCGTCGAGATCGAGGCGGTGAACGGCGCCCGCACCGCGGAGCTTCGCGCTGTCGGTTCGGTCGTTCGCTTCGACGGCTTCATCGCCGCCTACACCGACCAGAAGGACGATGACGCGGAAGACGAGGAAAACCGTCGTCTGCCCGAAATCCGCGCCGGCGAGCAGCTTGCCCGCCAGGCGATCAACGCAACGCAGCACACGACCGAGCCGCCGCCGCGCTATTCCGAGGCGACGCTGATCAAGAAGCTGGAAGAGCTCGGCATTGGCCGCCCGTCGACCTATACGGCGATCCTGAAGACGCTCGAGGATCGCGACTATGTCACGATCGATAAGCGCCGGCTGGTGCCGCAGGCCAAGGGCCGCCTGCTGTCGGCCTTCCTGGAAAGCTTCTTCGAACGTTACGTCGAATATGACTTCACCGCATCGCTCGAGGAAAAGCTCGACGAGATCTCCGACGGCAAGCTCGCTTGGAAGGACGTGCTGCGCGACTTCTGGAAGGATTTTTCGGGTGCGGTCGCGGACATCAAGGAGTTGCGCGTCACCGACGTGCTCGACGCGCTGAACGAGGAACTGGCACCGCTGGTGTTCCCCACAAGGGAAGACGGTTCGAACCCGCGCATCTGCCCGAAATGCGGCACCGGCAATCTGTCGCTGAAGCTCGGCAAGTTCGGCGCTTTCGTCGGCTGCTCGAACTATCCGGAATGCTCCTTCACACGCCAGCTCGGCGACGCTGCCAATCCGAATGGCGAGAATGGCGGCGGCGACGAGGGCACCAAGGTGCTTGGTAAGGACCCTTATACGGCCGAGGAAATCACGCTGCGCTCAGGCCGCTTCGGCCCCTACCTTCAGCGCGGTGACGGCAAGGAGGCCAAGCGTTCGAGCCTGCCCAAGGGCTGGACGCCTGAATCCATCGATCACGAGAAGGCGCTGGCGTTGCTGGCGCTGCCACGCGATATCGGCAAGCATCCGGAAACGTCCAAGATGATCTCGGCCGGGCTCGGCCGCTACGGGCCGTTCGTGCTGCATGATGGCACCTACGCCAATCTCGACAGCATCGAGGATGTGTTCTCGATCGGCCTCAACCGCGCGGTCACGGTGATTGCCGAGAAGCAGTCGAAGGGCAAGAACGGCCGCAACGGTGGCACTGCAGCTGCGCTCAAGGAACTTGGCGACCATCCGGATGGCGGCGGCAAGATCGTCGTGCGCGACGGCAAATACGGGCCTTATGTCAATTTCGGCAAGGTCAATGCCACGCTGCCCAAGGGCAAGGATCCGCAATCGGTGACCATCGAGGATGCGCTGGCGCTGATTGCCGAGAAGGAAGCCAAGGGCGGCGGCGGCAAGAAGCCGTTCCGCAAGGCGGCAGCGGCCAAAGCGCCGGCAACCAAGAAAACAGCGGCCAGAAAGCCGGCCGCGAAGAAAAAAGGGTAG
- the rnr gene encoding ribonuclease R: protein MARRITGRSHGDPRTADTRAKVKDDYRPSRDEILRYIAENPDRAGKRDIAKAFALRGDDRIWLKDILRDLQDEGVLTKERKRLTRVGALPHVAVLDIFGRDGDGVLLAHPAESVGTGEPPVVSIRVSRSGNGPAPGIGDRVLAKTFPTDDPSGPAYTGRVMKIFEKRTDAVLGVFRVLKDGTFRIEPVERRQPELIVDKEFQNGAKNGDLVEVEPARASGYGLPRAKVLNVLGSLTSEKAVSMIAIHAHDIPHIFPADVIAESEAVKPATMDHREDWRDLPLVTIDPADAKDHDDAVFATPDLDEKNPGGVIATVAIADVAAYVRYGTALDREALKRGNSVYFPDRVVPMLPERISNDLCSLREGQDRPALAVRMTFSADGHKIRHSFHRVMMKSAAKLAYPQAQAAIDGVPDDKTGPILDTVLKPLWDAYAILKRGRAGRQPLELDLPERKILLKPDGTVDRVMLPDRLDAHKLIEEFMIQANVAAAETLEAKKQALVYRVHDAPSLAKQESLREFLQTLGLSLARGAQMRPSQFNGILERVRGADNEALVNEVVLRSQSQAEYSPGNIGHFGLNLRRYAHFTSPIRRYADLIVHRGLIAALGLGPGGLTQDEAARLEDVAILISGTERRAMAAERDTVDRLIAAYLAERIDDRFDARISGVTKSGLFVQLPQYGADGFIPVSTLGGDYYIYDETARSLFGERSGKGYQLADHVEVRLVEVAPMAGAMRFEMLTDPKPLPGSSKSFHKAKGRARASQSRPGSRGRRR from the coding sequence GTGGCGCGCAGGATCACCGGACGAAGCCACGGCGATCCGCGCACCGCCGACACGAGAGCCAAGGTCAAGGACGACTACAGGCCCTCGCGCGACGAAATCCTGCGCTACATCGCCGAAAATCCCGATCGTGCCGGAAAGCGCGACATCGCCAAGGCGTTCGCGCTGCGCGGCGATGACCGCATCTGGCTGAAGGACATTCTGCGCGACCTGCAGGATGAAGGCGTGCTCACCAAGGAGCGCAAGCGGCTGACCCGCGTCGGCGCCCTGCCCCACGTCGCCGTGCTCGACATTTTTGGCCGCGACGGCGACGGTGTCTTGCTAGCGCATCCGGCCGAGTCCGTGGGCACGGGCGAACCACCCGTCGTCTCGATCCGCGTGTCGCGCAGCGGCAATGGTCCAGCACCGGGCATCGGCGACCGCGTGCTGGCCAAGACCTTTCCGACCGATGATCCGTCCGGCCCTGCCTATACCGGGCGGGTGATGAAGATCTTCGAGAAGCGCACCGATGCCGTTCTCGGCGTCTTTCGTGTGCTGAAGGACGGCACATTCCGCATCGAGCCGGTGGAACGCCGCCAGCCCGAACTGATCGTCGACAAGGAATTCCAGAACGGGGCCAAGAACGGCGACCTGGTCGAGGTCGAGCCCGCGCGCGCCTCCGGCTATGGGCTGCCGCGCGCCAAGGTGCTCAACGTGCTGGGTTCGCTGACCAGCGAAAAGGCGGTCTCGATGATCGCCATCCACGCGCACGACATCCCGCACATCTTCCCGGCCGACGTCATCGCCGAATCCGAGGCCGTGAAGCCGGCAACGATGGATCATCGCGAGGACTGGCGCGACCTGCCGCTGGTCACCATCGATCCGGCCGACGCCAAGGACCATGACGACGCCGTCTTCGCCACACCCGATCTCGACGAAAAGAACCCGGGCGGTGTGATCGCCACTGTCGCCATCGCCGATGTCGCCGCCTATGTCCGCTACGGCACGGCCCTCGACCGCGAAGCCTTGAAGCGCGGCAATTCGGTCTATTTCCCGGACCGCGTCGTGCCGATGCTGCCCGAACGCATCTCCAACGATCTCTGTTCGCTGCGTGAAGGCCAGGATCGCCCGGCGCTGGCGGTGCGCATGACCTTTTCAGCCGATGGCCACAAGATCAGGCACTCCTTCCACCGTGTGATGATGAAATCCGCGGCGAAGCTGGCCTACCCGCAGGCGCAGGCGGCGATCGACGGTGTGCCCGACGACAAGACCGGCCCGATCCTCGACACGGTGCTGAAGCCGCTTTGGGATGCCTATGCGATCCTCAAGCGCGGCCGCGCCGGCCGCCAGCCGCTCGAACTCGACCTGCCGGAGCGCAAAATCCTGCTCAAGCCGGACGGCACGGTCGATCGCGTCATGCTGCCTGACCGGCTCGACGCCCACAAGCTCATCGAAGAATTCATGATCCAGGCCAATGTTGCCGCGGCTGAGACGCTGGAGGCGAAGAAGCAGGCGTTGGTCTACCGCGTCCACGATGCGCCGTCGCTTGCCAAGCAGGAATCGCTGCGCGAATTCCTGCAGACACTTGGCCTGTCGCTGGCGCGCGGCGCGCAGATGCGGCCTAGCCAATTCAACGGCATTCTGGAGCGCGTGCGCGGCGCCGACAATGAGGCGCTGGTCAACGAGGTGGTGCTGCGCTCGCAGAGCCAGGCCGAATACTCACCTGGAAATATTGGCCATTTCGGCCTCAACCTCAGACGCTACGCGCATTTCACCTCGCCGATCCGGCGTTACGCCGACCTGATCGTGCATCGCGGGCTTATTGCCGCACTCGGTCTCGGCCCGGGAGGACTGACGCAGGACGAAGCAGCTCGGCTCGAAGACGTTGCAATACTGATCTCCGGCACGGAACGGCGTGCCATGGCGGCCGAGCGCGATACGGTCGACCGGCTTATCGCCGCCTATCTCGCCGAGCGCATCGACGACCGCTTCGACGCCCGCATCTCCGGCGTCACCAAATCAGGACTATTTGTCCAATTGCCGCAATATGGCGCGGATGGTTTCATCCCGGTGTCAACTCTGGGCGGCGATTACTATATATACGACGAAACCGCCCGCTCCCTGTTTGGAGAACGCTCGGGCAAAGGCTACCAGCTCGCGGACCACGTCGAGGTCCGGCTCGTCGAGGTGGCCCCAATGGCCGGCGCGATGCGCTTTGAGATGTTGACCGACCCGAAGCCCCTGCCAGGCTCCAGTAAGTCGTTTCACAAGGCTAAGGGCCGCGCTCGTGCGTCGCAATCGCGACCGGGTTCGCGCGGCAGGAGACGATGA
- a CDS encoding DUF983 domain-containing protein, with protein sequence MPKELGIQEQVFGGEHHTGRVARPLWTAMKRGLLGRCPNCGEGKLFRGFTKTVETCSVCGEEIHHHRADDLPAYLVIVIVGHIVLGAFMGVEATSTLSTWQHIAIWVPLTIVLSVALLQPVKGAVIGLQWAFYMHGFGGEKDGAESHHGA encoded by the coding sequence ATGCCAAAAGAATTAGGGATACAAGAACAGGTTTTCGGCGGCGAACATCACACGGGCCGGGTTGCCCGCCCCTTGTGGACGGCGATGAAGCGCGGCCTGTTGGGCCGCTGCCCGAACTGCGGCGAAGGCAAGCTGTTCCGCGGCTTCACCAAGACTGTCGAGACCTGCAGCGTCTGTGGCGAGGAGATCCATCACCATCGCGCCGACGACCTGCCGGCCTATCTGGTCATCGTCATCGTCGGCCACATCGTTCTCGGTGCCTTCATGGGCGTGGAAGCGACGTCGACGCTGTCCACCTGGCAGCACATCGCCATCTGGGTGCCCTTGACCATCGTTTTGTCGGTCGCGCTGCTGCAGCCTGTCAAAGGCGCCGTCATCGGACTGCAATGGGCATTCTATATGCAC